Proteins from a genomic interval of Solea solea chromosome 10, fSolSol10.1, whole genome shotgun sequence:
- the prmt9 gene encoding protein arginine N-methyltransferase 9 gives MPNTSARPKHSRRTRRRRREDPAKNELVSSSLESAQQCLFNQDYGPAFAHYLLVLHLAPVFKDVAKDSFRFTLFKWAEELDSVGRIQDLFDCYEQALELFPADEVILNSMGEHLFRMGFRDEAAGHFHKALKLRPDFPEARENFYRVANWLVERWHFLMLNDHGRNQKYQQAIQKAVQSGCNTVLDIGTGTGILGMCAKKAGAAEVYACELSKTMYELACEVLTANGMDGCIKILHIKSLEMEVPKDIPQRVSLVVTETVDAGLFGEGIIESLIHAWHHLLLPPQTGENEFREQSATGRVIPAGATVFAMAVESAEIRRHHRLCVSEVGGLSMAAAGELRSPVSCSMEPDDSMEPYTTERLSRLPGGYKSLTEPFTALNIDFNNVTELEGLSSREVQRVFLPVIQEGEVDALAVWFQLHLDEESSLSTGPQEDTCWEQAIYPVHGTKGFVLKPPDQLIVEVSCRDAYLRLCSVAVQRDGREIHLDKSPEPRFSGNPTSVPNPEAELCSALAGLQTGQNQTKDFCMLECSEMALLNNQDYHQRFSAAFGKLISQLKVSCPNQEQGPGVQSNLVDDANSTNSSDLMYVLDVSEGFSLLSLIAASHGHVKAYSSVEKHKQQDVLRRLANSSNIAQENLEFWLNNMEDEQGMLQRPSREKLWTAIILDCVETCGLIRQKLMEKASLARCLLEDGGQIFPQRIVVYGMLVESDMLLLESAVQGHEPTLGFNIAPFINQFTVPVHVFLDFSTLECRHLSESVELFVLDLMNVNANYTNREVKVQATSAGRLTAVPFWYQIYLDHEISVSTLSQNSHWKQAAAVLQQPLEVQAGDWVCLAVKLHKSTISISAHVAGISESNE, from the exons ATGCCTAACACCAGTGCAAGGCCAAAGCACAGCAGGAGGACGAGAAGGCGACGCAGAGAAGACCCTGCCAAGAACGAGCTGGTCTCTAGTTCCCTTGAAAGTGCCCAGCAGTGCCTGTTCAACCAAGATTATGGACCTGCCTTTGCACACTACCTTTTGGTCCTCCATCTGGCACCTGTGTTTAAGGACGTTGCAAAG GACTCCTTCAGGTTCACTCTCTTCAAATGGGCAGAGGAGTTGGACTCTGTGGGCCGTATTCAGGACCTGTTTGACTGTTACGAGCAAGCACTCGAGCTCTTCCCTGCTGACGAGGTCATCCTAAACAGCATGGGTGAACACCTGTTCAG GATGGGATTTCGAGATGAAGCTGCAGGTCATTTTCACAAAGCTTTGAAACTGAGACCAGACTTCCCAGAGGCTAGAGAGAACTTCTACCGTGTTGCCAATTGGCTGGTGGAGCGCTGGCATTTCCTCATGCTCAACGACCATGGCAGGAACCAGAAGTACCAGCAAGCCATTCAGAAGGCTGTTCAGAGTGGCTGCAACACTGTACTTGACATAGGTACTGGCACTGGAATCCTTGG TATGTGTGCTAAGAAAGCAGGGGCTGCTGAGGTGTACGCCTGTGAGCTGTCGAAGACGATGTATGAACTGGCTTGTGAGGTGTTAACTGCTAACGGGATGGATGGCTGCATCAAAATCCTCCATATAAAATCACTGGAGATGGAAGTGCCAAAGGACATTCCACAGCG GGTGTCCTTGGTGGTGACAGAGACAGTAGATGCAGGCTTGTTTGGAGAGGGCATCATAGAAAGTCTCATTCATGCCTGGCACCACCTCCTGCTGCCTCCACAg ACGGGTGAGAATGAATTCAGGGAGCAGTCTGCAACAGGACGCGTCATCCCTGCTGGAGCCACCGTGTTTGCCATGGCTGTTGAATCTGCTGAGATCCGCCGACATCACAG gttgtgtgtgtcagaggtggGAGGCTTGTCCATGGCTGCAGCCGGGGAGCTCCGCAGTCCTGTGAGCTGCAGCATGGAGCCGGATGACTCCATGGAGCCGTACACCACAGAGAGGCTCAGCAGACTGCCTGGAGGATATAAATCTCTCACAGAGCCCTTCACAGCTCTCAACATAGATTTCAATAATGTGACC GAACTGGAGGGTCTGAGCTCCAGGGAAGTGCAGCGGGTCTTCCTGCCTGTCATTCAGGAGGGGGAGGTGGACGCTCTGGCTGTGTGGTTCCAGCTCCACCTGGATGAGGAGAGCAGTCTGTCCACTGGACCCCAGGAGGACACCTGCTGGGAGCAAGCCATCTACCCTGTCCACGGCACCAAGG GTTTTGTCCTGAAACCTCCTGACCAATTAATTGTGGAGGTCTCTTGTCGAGACGCCTACCTGAGGCTCTGCAGTGTCGCTGTGCAGAGAGACGGGCGTGAAATCCATCTGGACAAGAGTCCCGAACCGAGGTTCTCTGGGAATCCCACGTCAGTCCCAAATCCAGAAGCTGAACTGTGCAGTGCATTAGCAGGTCTTCAGACTGGCCAGAACCAAACAAAAGACTTCTGCATGCTGGAGTGCTCCGAAATGGCGCTTCTGAACAACCAGGATTACCATCAGAGATTCAGCGCTGCGTTTGGAAAACTCATCTCTCAGCTGAAGGTCAGCTGCCCAAACCAAGAGCAAGGACCAGGAGTTCAGTCGAACCTCGTCGACGATGCTAACTCGACAAACTCTAGTGACCTAATGTATGTGCTTGATGTGTCGGAGGGCTTCTCTCTGCTCTCCCTCATCGCTGCCAGCCACGGACACGTGAAAGCCTACAGCTCTGTGGAGAAGCACAAGCAACAGGATGTGCTGAGGAGACTGGCCAACTCCAGTAACATCGCCCAAGAGAACCTCGAGTTCTGGCTCAACAACATGGAGGATGAGCAGGGGATGCTGCAGAGGCCTTCACGGGAGAAGCTGTGGACTGCCATCATCCTGGACTGTGTGGAGACCTGTGGCCTGATCCGGCAGAAGTTAATGGAGAAAGCCTCGCTGGCCAG GTGTCTGCTGGAAGACGGAGGACAAATTTTCCCACAGCGGATTGTAGTGTATGGTATGCTGGTGGAGTCGGACATGTTGCTGCTGGAGAGCGCTGTGCAAGGTCACGAGCCCACACTAGGATTCAATATCGCTCCCTTCATCAACCAGTTCACT GTACCAGTCCATGTGTTTCTGGACTTTTCCACGCTGGAGTGCAGGCATCTCAGTGAGTCTGTGGAGCTCTTTGTTCTCGATCTTATGAATGTCAACGCAAACTACACTAACAGAGAAGTTAAG GTCCAGGCCACATCTGCAGGCAGACTTACAGCAGTCCCATTCTGGTACCAGATCTACCTGGACCATGAGATCAGTGTCAGCACGCTCAGCCAGAACTCTCACTGGAAGCAGGCGGCTGCGGTGCTGCAGCAGCCCCTGGAGGTGCAAGCTGGAGACTGGGTCTGTCTAGCTGTGAAGCTTCACAAGAGCACCATCTCTATATCGGCCCATGTAGCCGGCATCTCCGAGTCAAATGAGTAA